The proteins below are encoded in one region of Drosophila santomea strain STO CAGO 1482 chromosome 3R, Prin_Dsan_1.1, whole genome shotgun sequence:
- the LOC120452165 gene encoding LOW QUALITY PROTEIN: uncharacterized protein LOC120452165 (The sequence of the model RefSeq protein was modified relative to this genomic sequence to represent the inferred CDS: inserted 1 base in 1 codon) — translation MFGNWKLAATIRPLGRLRWLMEGSWNGYLGXALSAKRSLIGLHSEHF, via the exons ATGTTTGGCAATTGGAAGTTGGCGGCAACTATTAGGCCTTTGGGGCGTCTGCGTTGGCTGATGGAAGGAAGCTGGAACGGCTACCTAG TTGCATTGTCAGCTAAGCGATCTTTAATAGGACTGCACTCAGAACATTTTTAG